A stretch of Mya arenaria isolate MELC-2E11 chromosome 14, ASM2691426v1 DNA encodes these proteins:
- the LOC128216176 gene encoding uncharacterized protein LOC128216176 — translation MLKAIEVSIEKMELYVSKLENQTGLIIEAVGEQDEKGEKMMNDMIDEDNNVCDSAVNMCSKLELLKTKTSEMPEDEVKEDEERLARTLDLQREEEQEIRLVTFGSEKEKVIKTSPTKVVLEMKGGGDMKITANIVPNITGSIYRKPVNVTEMKSFKELTQSMDLADTVPTEIETDTIDLLIGNDFYLDIILGHKIEIQPGLYLLASKFGWILTGRTNEVNEESSEANMLILTHGQNISKTEVFTNLDDSIPCQPNLEDFWQLESIGIKDLSFNTEDDTVMNHFKDNLIFQDNRYSVKWPWKDENPDIPDNRPLAVGRLKSLVSKFQSKPDILNKYNDVIVDQLDKNIIEKVERKFRDGICHYIPHHAVIKPDKATTKLRVVYDASAKTRSDNRSLNECLYRGPVMLRDLCGLLMRFRLHKIGIVADIEKAFLQIGLQKSQRDVTRFLWLKDISSPSTDPYNIQEYRFCRVPFGIISSPFILGATMDYHLETCDSEIAQQLRDGIYMDNVITGVDSVSEASDLYKESKQIFSEASMNLREWASNDASLHQCAS, via the exons ATGTTAAAAGCTATTGAGGTGTCGATAGAAAAGATGGAACTCTATGTTTCAAAACTAGAAAATCAAACTGGACTAATCATTGAAGCAGTGGGTGAACAAGATGAAAAGGGAGAAAAGATGATGAATGATATGATTGATGAAGATAACAATGTATGTGATTCTGCTGTTAATATGTGCTCTAAGCTAGAGTTATTGAAAACAAAGACCAGTGAGATGCCTGAAGATGAGGTGAAAGAGGATGAGG AACGCTTAGCGAGAACGTTAGATTTGCAAAGGGAAGAAGAACAGGAAATTAGATTGGTCACCTTCGGTAGTGAAAAAGAGAAAGTTATAAAAACTTCCCCAACCAAAGTGGTCTTGGAAATGAAAGGAGGCGGTGATATGAAGATAACCGCGAACATTGTTCCAAATATTACAGGATCAATATATAGAAAACCAGTGAATGTTACAGAAATGAAAAGCTTTAAGGAATTAACACAAAGTATGGATTTAGCCGATACTGTTCCAACAGAAATCGAAACAGACACAATAGATTTGCTGATAGGAAATGATTTCTATTTGGATATTATTTTGGGACATAAGATTGAAATACAACCAGGGTTGTATTTATTAGCATCCAAGTTTGGCTGGATTTTGACGGGGAGAACCAATGAAGTGAATGAAGAAAGCAGTGAAGCAAACATGCTTATTCTAACCCATGGTCAAAACATCTCAAAAACAGAAGTGTTTACAAACTTAGATGATTCCATACCGTGTCAACCAAATCTTGAGGATTTCTGGCAGTTAGAATCGATTGGAATTAAAGATTTAAGTTTCAACACTGAAGATGATACAGTAATGAATCATTTTAAGGACAATCTGATATTTCAAGATAATAGATACAGTGTCAAGTGGCCATGGAAGGATGAAAACCCAGATATCCCAGATAATCGTCCATTGGCAGTTGGGCGATTGAAGTCATTGGTCTCCAAGTTTCAGAGTAAACCGGATATACTCAACAAATATAACGATGTGATTGTCGACCAAttagacaaaaatataattgaaaaggTTGAAAGGAAGTTCAGAGATGGGATTTGCCACTATATCCCACATCATGCCGTCATTAAACCAGACAAAGCAACGACAAAGTTACGGGTAGTTTATGACGCGTCCGCCAAAACGCGATCCGACAATAGAAGTCTTAACGAGTGTCTGTATAGGGGTCCCGTGATGCTTCGTGATTTGTGCGGGTTGCTTATGCGGTTCAGATTACACAAAATTGGTATTGTCGCTGACATTGAAAAAGCATTCTTGCAGATTGGACTGCAGAAAAGTCAACGCGACGTTACACGCTTTTTATGGCTGAAGGATATTTCGTCGCCATCAACAGATCCATATAACATACAGGAATACCGTTTTTGTAGAGTACCATTTGGTATAATATCAAGTCCGTTCATTCTAGGAGCAACGATGGACTATCATTTAGAAACATGCGACAGTGAGATTGCACAACAACTCAGAGATGGCATTTATATGGATAACGTTATCACAGGAGTGGATTCAGTTAGTGAAGCAAGTGATTTGTACAAAGAATCTAAACAAATTTTCTCTGAAGCAAGCATGAATCTCAGAGAATGGGCTTCAAATGACGCATCACTTCATCAGTGTGCTTCCTAG